TACGCCGGGTGGATCAGCGGCGTGATCACGGGGTCCTGGGGTGTCTCGCTCTGGACCGATCAGCCCATCGGTGTAATGCTGGCGAACGCCGTACCCGTCACGCTGGAGTTAACCCTCCTTGCGACAGTGGTCTCGTTGCTCATTGGCATTCCGGCGGGCATCCTTTCCGCCGTGTACCAGGACCGGCCGACGGACTATGTCGCGCGGCTGCTGGGCATCGCGGGGCTCGCCATACCGAACTTCTGGCTTGGCACGTTGCTGATCATCCTGCCGTCCATCTGGTTTGGATGGATACCGCCCTTGCAATACGTGTCGCTGACGCAAGACCCGTGGAGCAACATTCAGCAGTTCATCCTGCCGTCCATCGCGCTTGGCGCATACCTGGCGGCCATCGTGACGCGGCTGACGCGCTCCAGCCTTTTGGAGGTGCTCCGGCAGGATTACGTGCGGACCGCGCGCGCAAAGGGCCTGGCGGAGCAAGTCGTCATCAACCGCCACGCCTTCCGTAACGCCGCCATACCGGTGCTGACGGTCACTGCGCTGCAGTTCGGCCACCTCCTGGGCGGCACGGTCATAATTGAACGCATCTTCTCGTTACCGGGCATCGGACGGCTCACCGTGGACGCGCTGCTCGCGCGCGACTACCTGACCGTGCAGACC
This genomic window from Dehalococcoidia bacterium contains:
- a CDS encoding ABC transporter permease, with protein sequence MRQYIARRLLLAIPVILGVSLLVFFMVRILPGDVATARLGEGATAADIVAMRARLGLDQPIHVQYAGWISGVITGSWGVSLWTDQPIGVMLANAVPVTLELTLLATVVSLLIGIPAGILSAVYQDRPTDYVARLLGIAGLAIPNFWLGTLLIILPSIWFGWIPPLQYVSLTQDPWSNIQQFILPSIALGAYLAAIVTRLTRSSLLEVLRQDYVRTARAKGLAEQVVINRHAFRNAAIPVLTVTALQFGHLLGGTVIIERIFSLPGIGRLTVDALLARDYLTVQTNVFLLAAAFVIVNLIVDMTYGALDPRIRLS